From a single Drosophila sulfurigaster albostrigata strain 15112-1811.04 chromosome 3, ASM2355843v2, whole genome shotgun sequence genomic region:
- the LOC133844511 gene encoding immunoglobulin domain-containing protein oig-4 — protein sequence MLYPWFIQCKIKTFALLYLLLLSDLSQVQSQRSTGGRNVLRRNYTGKKPVVIQHRSQDAVSYYDHENGAKIIKSSHFELDYTLGRKITFFCMAQGNPRPTITWFKDGAELYQHRFFQVHESHPEPDIIKSKMEIDPTTQMDAGYYECQADNIYAIDRRGFRTDYAMVNF from the exons ATGCTCTATCCCTGGTTTATCCAgtgcaaaatcaaaacatttgCTCTGCTCTATCTGCTGCTCTTGAGCGATCTCAGTCAAGTGCAATCGCAAC gAAGCACCGGAGGTCGCAATGTGCTCCGTCGTAATTACACGGGCAAGAAACCTGTTGTCATTCAGCACCGATCACAGGATGCAGTCAGCTACTACGATCACGAGAAT GGCGCCAAGATCATCAAGTCTTCGCACTTTGAGCTGGACTATACGCTGGGCCGCAAGATCACGTTCTTCTGCATGGCACAGG GCAATCCACGTCCCACTATAACTTGGTTTAAAGACGGCGCGGAATTGTATCAACATCGATTCTTTCAG GTTCACGAATCTCATCCAGAACCTGATATTATCAAATCTAAAATGGAAATAGATCCAACAACACAAATGGATGCTG GTTACTACGAATGCCAAGCCGATAATATATATGCGATTGATCGACGAGGTTTCCGAACTGACTATGCCATGGTTAACTTTTAA